From a single Hippopotamus amphibius kiboko isolate mHipAmp2 chromosome X, mHipAmp2.hap2, whole genome shotgun sequence genomic region:
- the P2RY8 gene encoding P2Y purinoceptor 8 produces the protein MDMNMTRPDNATLQMLRDRAIAVVLPAVYSLVALVSIPGNVFALWVLCRHIGPKTPSVIFMINLSVTDLMLACVLPFQIYYHCNGNHWVFGRVLCNVVTVAFYANMYSSILTMTCISVDRFLGVVYPLASARWRRRRYAVAACAGLWLLLLAALSPLARTDLTYTVDALGIVTCFDVLKSTMLPSVAMWALFLFTLFLVLFLLPFVVTVACYTATILTLLRAADGRGEAQRRRAVGLAAVVLLAFVTCFAPNNFVLLLHMVSRLFFGRSYYHVYKLTLCLSCLNNCLDPFVYYFASREFQLRLRDYLGYGPLPADSPDGRRESLFSGRTLSARSVDGLEAAGRPGLKRQESVF, from the coding sequence ATGGACATGAACATGACGCGCCCGGACAACGCCACGCTGCAGATGCTGCGGGACCGGGCCATCGCGGTGGTGCTGCCGGCGGTGTACTCGCTGGTGGCCCTGGTGAGCATCCCCGGCAACGTGTTCGCCCTGTGGGTGCTGTGCCGGCACATCGGCCCCAAGACGCCCTCGGTCATCTTCATGATCAACCTGAGCGTGACGGACCTGATGCTGGCCTGCGTGCTGCCCTTCCAGATCTACTACCACTGCAACGGCAACCACTGGGTGTTCGGCCGGGTGCTGTGCAACGTGGTGACCGTGGCCTTCTACGCCAACATGTACTCCTCCATCCTCACCATGACCTGCATCAGCGTCGACCGCTTCCTGGGCGTCGTGTACCCGCTGGCCTCCGCCCGCTGGCGCCGCCGCCGCTACGCCGTGGCCGCCTGCGCCGGcctgtggctgctgctgctggcggCCCTGTCTCCGCTGGCCCGCACGGACCTCACCTACACCGTGGACGCGCTGGGCATCGTCACCTGCTTCGACGTGCTCAAGTCCACCATGCTGCCCAGCGTGGCCATGTGGGCCCTGTTCCTCTTCACCCTCTTCCTCGtgctcttcctcctgcccttcGTGGTCACCGTGGCCTGCTACACGGCCACCATCCTCACGCTGCTGCGCGCGGCCGACGGCCGCGGCGAGGCGCAGAGGCGGCGGGCCGTGGGCCTGGCGGCCGTGGTGCTCCTGGCCTTCGTCACCTGCTTCGCGCCCAACAACTTCGTGCTGCTGCTGCACATGGTCAGCCGGCTCTTCTTCGGCCGCAGCTACTACCACGTCTACAAGCTCACGCTCTGCCTCAGCTGCCTCAACAACTGCCTGGACCCCTTCGTCTACTACTTCGCCTCCCGCGAGTTCCAGCTCCGCCTGCGGGACTACCTGGGCTACGGGCCGCTGCCCGCCGACAGCCCCGACGGCCGCCGCGAGAGCCTCTTCTCCGGGCGCACGCTGTCCGCCCGCTCCGTGGACGGGCTGGAGGCGGCCGGCCGGCCCGGCCTCAAGCGGCAGGAGAGCGTGTTCTGA